The genomic DNA GAAAGCACTGCTGCAGGATAAAGCAAAAATGCAGCAGCTAAGGGCCATAGCTCTTCAAAAAGCTGCCCAATAAAACAAGGCCGGGATGAAATAATCATCCCGGCCTTTCTCTTTGTAATCTAGCCGTTGATCAAGGGCAGTCCGCACATATCGGTCAGCAATAAAGTCAAATAAAGCATGGGTATGTACAGGATCATGGAGACCAGAAAAGTAGCAGAAGTCTCGGCTTCACAGGTCTGGTAAGTTTCTGCCAATACGCAGGAAATCGCCGCCACAGGCATCCCCGTAAGCAGAATTCCCATTAAAAGCATTGTCCCCCTGACACCGAAAGCCCACAAACAGGCAGCAGCCAGCAGCGGGTGAATTATCAGTTTAACCAAATTGACCAGCCCGATATTCATGACCTTCAATTCCATTTTATTTCTTGCCAGAAGAATCCCGACCGAAAAGAGAGCACATGGAACTGAAGCCATGCCGAAATTGTGCAACCCGACTTCAAGAAAATCAGGCAGTTCATAATGAAGAAATGAATAAACAGCACCGATGAACGAAGCCCCGATCAGGGGTGTTTTGATCATGGATAATACAATCTCCCAGACCACTCTGATACGCGACTGGGATTTGTCCGCAGCATGCAGTGCAAAACTGGAGACAATCAGGATAACAATAATGATCGGCAGGATGATTCCGAGTGTGGTTGCAAGCAACGCCTGTCTTGAGCCTTCGAACAGGTACATCATAATGGGCAGGCCGAGGTAACCTGAATTAGGAAAACTTGCCGTGCCGGCCCGCATGCTGTTCTCGGTAAAACTTCCCTTTAGCGCAAACTTTGAAATTAAAAAGCCCAGGAAATAAATCCCGACCAGTGCCACCAGATACCCTGCAATAAAATTACCCTGTGCAATTTCCTCGAAAGGAGTGACTGCAAGAGAACTGAACAGAAGAGCAGGCAGAGTAAAGTAATAAACAAAGTCATTGAGTACTGCGGCCGAATTCTCCGGAAGAATCTGGCGGCGATAGGAAAAATATCCGGCCAGAATCATCAGGAGCAAAGGCGTAAGAGCTGAAAGGGCGGTTACAAGCATAATGGTGATAAGTATTTAAACTATGGGCTAAATTGTGACGGGTCCAGCATGCGCAGCGTGAATTAATATAGACATGTTAAGAAAAAAACATTTATATAATAACAGGATGTAATTTTTGACTCACCCGGAGGCTGCATGCAGGATGAAATTATTCTAAGAAACGACTTGCGTCCAGTAGGGATTATATTATGCATTTTCGGCCTAATCGGAGCTGTAGGTTTTGTCCTGCTCAGCATTTTCGGCTCC from Desulfovibrio sp. JC010 includes the following:
- a CDS encoding AEC family transporter; translated protein: MLVTALSALTPLLLMILAGYFSYRRQILPENSAAVLNDFVYYFTLPALLFSSLAVTPFEEIAQGNFIAGYLVALVGIYFLGFLISKFALKGSFTENSMRAGTASFPNSGYLGLPIMMYLFEGSRQALLATTLGIILPIIIVILIVSSFALHAADKSQSRIRVVWEIVLSMIKTPLIGASFIGAVYSFLHYELPDFLEVGLHNFGMASVPCALFSVGILLARNKMELKVMNIGLVNLVKLIIHPLLAAACLWAFGVRGTMLLMGILLTGMPVAAISCVLAETYQTCEAETSATFLVSMILYIPMLYLTLLLTDMCGLPLING